TTCATCGCCGATCTGTGCGATCTGCTGGAAGTCGACAAACCCCAGCCAGCCAACGTAGACACCCGCGACAACCCTTACGTCTTCGAGCGCCGCGTCGTCTTTCACCACGGCGACGGCAGCACCAGCAACGGTTTCATCGACTGCTACAAGCGCGGCAGCTTCATCGGCGAAGCCAAAAAAATCCGCGCCGGCGCCGAAACCCGCATGTTCGACGACGCCATGCTGCGCGCCCGCGGCCAGGCCGAAAACTACGCCCGCCACCTGCCCGCCGACGAAGGCCGCCCGCCCTTCCTGGTCGTCCTCGATGTCGGCCACGTCATCGAGCTTTACGCCGAATTCACCTGCACCGGCGGCAGCTACACGCCCTTCCCCGATCCGCGCAGCCACCGCATCAAGCTCGACGACCTCGCCAAACCGGAAATCCGCGCCCGCCTCAAGGCCGTCTGGAGCGACCCGCACAGCCTCGACCCGGCCCGCCGCACCGCCCGCGCCACGCGCGACATCGCCATCCGCCTGGCGCGCGTCGCCCAGTCGCTGGAAGGCAAATACCCACCCGAGCGCGTCGCAGCCTTTCTTTCGCGCTGCCTGTTCTCGATGTTTGCCGAAGACGTCGGCCTGCTGCCCAAGATCGACAACGAAGGCGCCTTCACCGGCCTGCTCAAGACCTTGCACAACGCGCCGGAACAATTCGTGCCGCTCGTCGCCGAACTCTGGAAGGCGATGGACGAAGGCCAGTTCTCGGTCGCCGTACGCGCCCAGCTGCCGCGCTTCAACGGCAAACTGTTCAAGAATCCCGAAGTTTTACCGGTCGACCGTGCGCAAATCGAACTTTTGCTCGAAGCCAGCCGCGCCGACTGGGCCGAAGTCGAACCGGCCATTTTCGGCACCCTGCTCGAAAGCGCGCTGAACCCGCTGGAGCGCCACGACCTCGGCGCGCATTACACGCCGCGCGCCTACGTCGACCGCCTGATCCTGCCCGCCGTCATCGAGCCGCTGCGCGCCGACTGGCACGACACCCAGGCCGCCGCGCTGCTCCTCGCCAACGAAGGCAAGCTCAGTCAAGCCGCCGACCTCGTCCGCGCCTGGCACCACAAGCTGTGCAACATCCGCGTGCTCGACCCGGCTTGCGGCTCCGGCAACTTCCTCTACGTCACGCTCGAGCACATGAAGCGCCTCGAAGGCGAAGTGCTCGACACCCTGGCTCAGCTGGGCGACACGCAGCAACGCCTGGAAGTCGAGGGCCTGACCGTCGACCCGCACCAGTTCCTCGGCCTCGAAATCAACCCGCGCGCCGCCGCCATCGCCGAAATGGTGCTATGGATCGGCTACCTGCAATGGCATTTCCGCACCCAGGGCAGCGGCCTGCCGCCCAGCCCCATCCTGCGCGACTTCAAGAACATCGAATGCCGCGACGCCGTGCTCGCCAGCGATGCCGTCGAATTCGCCACGGACGCCTCCGGCAAGCTGCTCAGCCGCTGGGACGGCCGCACGACCAGGCCGCACCCGGTCACCGGCGAGCTGGTGCCGGACGAAAGCGCGCAAGTGCCGCTGGAGCGCTACAGCAACCCGCGCCCCGCCGCCTGGCCGCAGGCCGACTACATCGTCGGCAACCCGCCTTTCATCGGCGCTGCCAGCATGCGCCAGTCGCTCGGCGACGGCTACACCGAAGCCCTGCGCGCCGCCTGGCCGGAGGTGCCGGAATCGGCCGATTTCGTGATGTTCTGGTGGCACCACGCCGCCGGCCTGACCCGCCAGGGAAATGTCAGGCGCTTCGGCTTCATCACCACCAACAGCCTGAAACAGACCTTCAACCGCCGTGTACTGGAGCAGCACCTCAACGGCGAACCGCCGCTCAGCCTCGCCTGGGCCATTCCCGACCATCCCTGGGTCGATGCCGCCAGCGGTGCCGCCGTGCGCATCGCGATGACGGTCGGCAGCGCCGAAGACAAACCGGGCGTGCTGGAAACGGTCGTTGCCGAAGGCGGTGCCGAAGCCGATGCGGTCCACATCGAATTAAAGGCCAAAACCGGGCGCATTCATGCGGACTTGAGCATCGGCGCCGATGTCGTTGGTGCCAAGGCGCTGCGCGGCAACGGTGGCATCAGCTCGCCCGGCCTCAAGCTGCACGGAGCTGGTTTCATCGTCACCCCGGAAGATGCGACCAGGCTGCAACCCTGCGACCGCATTCGCGCCTATCGCAATGGCAAGGACCTAACCGACAAACCGCGCGGCGTTTCGGTCATCGACCTTTACGGCTTGACGGCCGAAGAAGTGCGCAGCCGCTACCCGGCGACTTATCAATGGGTACTGGAACGGGTCAAACCGGAACGCGATCAGAACAACCGGGCCATCTACCGCGACAACTGGTGGATATTCGGTGAACCCCGCAAAGACCTGCGCGCCATGCTGGCCGGTCTGCCCCGCTACATCGCCACCGTCGAAACTGCCAAGCACCGTCTCTTCCAGTTCCTTGACGCCAGCATCGCCCCCGACAACAAGCTGATCTGCATCACACTGGCCGACGCGTACGCTCTCGGCGTGCTGTCCTCGCAAATTCATGGCGCTTGGGCGCTGGCCGCCGGTAGCCGCCTCGGTGTCGGCAACGACCCGGTCTACGTCAAAACCACCTGCTTCGAGAAATTCCCCTTCCCCGCCGCCAGCCCCGAGCAGCAAGCCCGCATCGCCGCCCTCGCCGAACAGCTCGATACCCACCGCAAGCGCCAGCAGGCGGCGCATCCCGAGCTGACGCTGACGGGGATGTACAACGTGCTGGGCAAATTGCGCGCCGGCGAAGCGTTGACCGCCAAGGACAAGGCCATCCACGAAATGGGCCTGGTGGCGGTGCTGCGCCAGTTGCACGACGAACTCGACGCCGCCGTGCTTGCCGCCTACGGCTGGTCCGATCTCGCGCCGGACGACAGCGCCGCGCTGCTCGAACGCCTGGTCGCGCTCAACGCCGAACGCGCCCGCGAAGAAGCCGGCGGCCAGATCCGCTGGCTGCGCCCCGACTTCCAGAATCCGGGTGCCGCCGCATCCCCGGCCGGCCAGCCGGTCGACACGCCGCAACAGGGCAAAATGGTTTTGCCCGAAAATCCGGCGTCGACCGCTACGCCCGCCGCCGGCAGCAAACGCCCCTGGCCGCCCGGCCTGCCCGAGCAGGTCGCCGCCATCGCCCAGCTTCTCGCCGAAAGCCCGCTGCCGCTCAGCGAGCCGGAAATCGCCAGCCGCTTCAGCGGCAAAGGTGCCTGGAAAAAACGCCTGCCGCAACTGCTCGAAACCCTGGTCGCCCTCGGCCGCGCCCGGCAAAACGACGACGGCCAGTTTGGAGCGAGCAAATGATTTGGGGCCTGGTTCTGGAAATCATCGGTCTCGTGCCATTGCTGATCCTGGTCGCCCTCGTACTCTGGAAAAAACGGCAACTGGATCGTGAAGAACGGCGTGACCCGATTCTGACCGAACTGCGCGTCCTGCCCGCCCACAGCCTGCGCGAACGCCAGGACAAGATTGTCGAGACGCGCATCGACAATCTGATCTACGTGCTTACGGTTGGCTTGCTGACTGCGTTGTTCATTTCATCGCGCCGCATTGATATGGCAACGCTAGCCTGGGATTGGCTGGACATTCTCTTCATCGTCCTCGCCATTGGTAGCGCGCTTTACTTTGGCCGCCGGGTCACCCGCGACATGCCGCTGCAACTCAAGTACAGGCAGGGCATCCGCGCCGAACAAGCCGTGGCACAGGAACTCGCCGCTTCGCTGGCCGGCGACAACCGCATCATCCACGACATCCAGGCCGGCGAATTCAATATCGACCATGTCGTGATCACGCCGGTTGGCGTGTTTGCCGTGGAAACCAAGTCGCGCCTCAAACCGCCGGCCGGCAACGGTTCGCCGCGGGTGAAGTACGACGGCAAGCGACTGGAGTTCCCCGGCTGGAGCGAAACCAAACCGATCGAGCAGGCAGCGCGGCAGGCCAAGTGGCTGGCCGACTATTTGCAGAAATCGACTGGCGAAACCTTCCCGGTTTTTGCCGTGCTCGCCCTGCCCGGCTGGTTCATCGACTACAGCGTGCGCGTGACCGAGCAGATGGTGCGCGTGATCAACCCGAAAAACAGTGGCTGGTTGCTCCTGCCCGGCAAACAGCCGATCCGGCTCGACCCGCCTGCCATCCAGCGCGCCGCCTTCCAGATCGAAAAGCTGGCCCAGGTGCCGGCGCCCGAATAAAGCTTCGTTACCGAAAGTTCTCCCATGCGCCCTTTCTCGATCAGGATTTTCGTTCCCTCCGGCGACCCGGAAGGCGTCCGCATCGTCAGCCGTGACGACTGGCCGGGCAAGGCCGTGGTCTTTCCGCGCGCGCTGCTCGGCGAGGTCAAGGGCCGGCGCGAATACCAGCAGCCGGGCGTTTATCTGCTGGCCGGCGGCAAGCGCCTCTATATCGGCGAGGGCGATCCGCTCGGCGAGCGCCTGGACAGCCATGCGCGCAACAAGACCTTCTGGAAGAAGGCCAGACCGCTGACAAAGCCTCCAAGCGATTGGGGGCTTTATTTTTTTATAATGCAGGCATGCTCAAGCCTGCCTACCCTGCCCAAACGGAACTGGAGATGGTGACGTTGGAGCAATTGGTCCCGAAAGACCACTTGCTCCGGCTGCTCGACCAGCACATCCGGTTTGATTTTATTCGTGAAGCGACCCAGCACCTGTATTGCGAGAACAATGGCCGACCGGCGATTGATCCGGTGGTGTTGTTCAAGATGTTGTTCATTGGCTACTTGTTTGGGATTCGCTCCGAGCGACGGCTGGTGAAGGAAATCGAGGTCAATGTGGCTTACCGCTGGTTTCTCGGCTTTCGGCTGACGGACAAGCTGATTGGCGGGCGGGTGCTTTACACGGACAGCACGCATCTGAAGGCGAATGCCAACAAACGGCATTTTGAGGCGCATCAGGTTGAGCAAACACCGGCGGCCTATTTGGCCGAGCTGGATGCAGCCATCGAAACGGATCGTGCCGCCGCGGGCAAGAAGCCGCTCAAGCGTGATGACGATGATTCGACACCGCCAATGAAGGAGGTCAAGGTCAGCACGGTCGATCCCGACGCAGGTTTCATGGCCCGCGACAACAAGCCGACCGGCTTCTTCTATCTGGATCACCGGACTGTCGATGGCGTGCATGCCCTGATCGTCGATACCCATGTCACGCCGGGCAATGTCCATGACAGCCAGCCCTACCTTGCCCGCCTGGATCGGGTCATGGAGCGCTTTGATCTGGCCGTGGGCGCCGTCGGGCTCGATGCCGGGTATTTCACCCCGCAAGTCTGCAAGGGCATTCTTGACCGAGAGTTGTTCGGGGTGATGGGCTACAAGCGACCCACACACCGCGATGGCTATTTCTACAAGCGGGACTATCTCTACGATGCGGTCCAGGACTGCTACCGCTGCCCGGCCGGGGAGGTTCTGCCGTACCGGACGACCAACCGGCTGGGCTATCGGGAATATGCCTCGAATCCCGCCCGTTGCGCTGATTGTGGCGTGCGCGGGCAGTGCACGCAGAGCCGGAACCATCAGAAGCTCGTGACCCGGCATCTCTGGGAAGGTTTCAAGGAAGCGATCAACGCCAATCGCCTGAGCGACCTTGGCAAACGGCTGTACGCCCGGCGCAAGGAAACAGTGGAGCGCAGCTTTGCCGATGCCAAGGAGTTGCATGGCCACCGTTACGCCCGCTTCCGTGGCTTGGCCAAGGTGCAAGCG
The DNA window shown above is from Quatrionicoccus australiensis and carries:
- a CDS encoding nuclease-related domain-containing protein, with the translated sequence MIWGLVLEIIGLVPLLILVALVLWKKRQLDREERRDPILTELRVLPAHSLRERQDKIVETRIDNLIYVLTVGLLTALFISSRRIDMATLAWDWLDILFIVLAIGSALYFGRRVTRDMPLQLKYRQGIRAEQAVAQELAASLAGDNRIIHDIQAGEFNIDHVVITPVGVFAVETKSRLKPPAGNGSPRVKYDGKRLEFPGWSETKPIEQAARQAKWLADYLQKSTGETFPVFAVLALPGWFIDYSVRVTEQMVRVINPKNSGWLLLPGKQPIRLDPPAIQRAAFQIEKLAQVPAPE
- a CDS encoding class I SAM-dependent DNA methyltransferase, with product MQIDQFLSRWRHAGGSERANYQLFIADLCDLLEVDKPQPANVDTRDNPYVFERRVVFHHGDGSTSNGFIDCYKRGSFIGEAKKIRAGAETRMFDDAMLRARGQAENYARHLPADEGRPPFLVVLDVGHVIELYAEFTCTGGSYTPFPDPRSHRIKLDDLAKPEIRARLKAVWSDPHSLDPARRTARATRDIAIRLARVAQSLEGKYPPERVAAFLSRCLFSMFAEDVGLLPKIDNEGAFTGLLKTLHNAPEQFVPLVAELWKAMDEGQFSVAVRAQLPRFNGKLFKNPEVLPVDRAQIELLLEASRADWAEVEPAIFGTLLESALNPLERHDLGAHYTPRAYVDRLILPAVIEPLRADWHDTQAAALLLANEGKLSQAADLVRAWHHKLCNIRVLDPACGSGNFLYVTLEHMKRLEGEVLDTLAQLGDTQQRLEVEGLTVDPHQFLGLEINPRAAAIAEMVLWIGYLQWHFRTQGSGLPPSPILRDFKNIECRDAVLASDAVEFATDASGKLLSRWDGRTTRPHPVTGELVPDESAQVPLERYSNPRPAAWPQADYIVGNPPFIGAASMRQSLGDGYTEALRAAWPEVPESADFVMFWWHHAAGLTRQGNVRRFGFITTNSLKQTFNRRVLEQHLNGEPPLSLAWAIPDHPWVDAASGAAVRIAMTVGSAEDKPGVLETVVAEGGAEADAVHIELKAKTGRIHADLSIGADVVGAKALRGNGGISSPGLKLHGAGFIVTPEDATRLQPCDRIRAYRNGKDLTDKPRGVSVIDLYGLTAEEVRSRYPATYQWVLERVKPERDQNNRAIYRDNWWIFGEPRKDLRAMLAGLPRYIATVETAKHRLFQFLDASIAPDNKLICITLADAYALGVLSSQIHGAWALAAGSRLGVGNDPVYVKTTCFEKFPFPAASPEQQARIAALAEQLDTHRKRQQAAHPELTLTGMYNVLGKLRAGEALTAKDKAIHEMGLVAVLRQLHDELDAAVLAAYGWSDLAPDDSAALLERLVALNAERAREEAGGQIRWLRPDFQNPGAAASPAGQPVDTPQQGKMVLPENPASTATPAAGSKRPWPPGLPEQVAAIAQLLAESPLPLSEPEIASRFSGKGAWKKRLPQLLETLVALGRARQNDDGQFGASK
- a CDS encoding GIY-YIG nuclease family protein, which codes for MRPFSIRIFVPSGDPEGVRIVSRDDWPGKAVVFPRALLGEVKGRREYQQPGVYLLAGGKRLYIGEGDPLGERLDSHARNKTFWKKARPLTKPPSDWGLYFFIMQACSSLPTLPKRNWRW
- a CDS encoding IS1182 family transposase, translated to MLKPAYPAQTELEMVTLEQLVPKDHLLRLLDQHIRFDFIREATQHLYCENNGRPAIDPVVLFKMLFIGYLFGIRSERRLVKEIEVNVAYRWFLGFRLTDKLIGGRVLYTDSTHLKANANKRHFEAHQVEQTPAAYLAELDAAIETDRAAAGKKPLKRDDDDSTPPMKEVKVSTVDPDAGFMARDNKPTGFFYLDHRTVDGVHALIVDTHVTPGNVHDSQPYLARLDRVMERFDLAVGAVGLDAGYFTPQVCKGILDRELFGVMGYKRPTHRDGYFYKRDYLYDAVQDCYRCPAGEVLPYRTTNRLGYREYASNPARCADCGVRGQCTQSRNHQKLVTRHLWEGFKEAINANRLSDLGKRLYARRKETVERSFADAKELHGHRYARFRGLAKVQAQCLLSAACQNMKKMALLLARKAAALLAKILGQALFAADFARYYLPMALHHENSRIRLVSA